The Triticum urartu cultivar G1812 chromosome 5, Tu2.1, whole genome shotgun sequence genome contains the following window.
gtttgcgttgagcatagacatgattggattatgtctatcgcaatacggttattcatttaaagagaataatggttactctgtttatttgaataataccttcaatggtcttacacctgaaatgaatggtttattgaatctcgatcgtagtgatacacatgttcatgccaaaagatagtaatgatagtaccacctacttgtggcactgccacgtaagtcatatcggtataaaacgcatgaagaagctccatgttgatggatctttgggctcactcgtttttgaaaagtttgaggcatgcgaaccatgtctattggtgtatatgcatgaagaaaactccatgcaaatggaccgtttggactgacttgattttgaatcacttgagacatgcaaatcataccacatgggcaagatgactgaaagcctcgttttcagtaaaatggaactagaaagcaacttgttggaagtaatacattttgatgtgtgcaggccaatgagtgctgaggcgtgtagtggatatcgttatgttcttacttcacagatgatttgagtagatgttgagtatatttacttgatgaatcacgagtctgaattattgaaaggttcaagtaatttcagggtgaagttgaaagatcgtcgtgacaagaggataaaatatctatgatatgatcatagagatgaatatctgaattacgagtttggcacagaattaagacattgtggaaattgtttcacaactaatatagcctggaacaccatagtgtgatggtgtgtccgaacatcataactgcatcCTATTGGAtgtgatgcataccatgatgtctcttatcgaattaccacaatagtttatgggttaggcattagagacaaccacattcactttaaatagggcaccacgtaattccgatgagatgacaccatatgaactatggtttagagaaacctaagctgtcatttcttagaagtttggggctgcgacgcttatgtgaaaaggtttcaggctgataagctcgaacccaaagcggataaatgcatcttcataggacacccaaaacagttgggtatacctcctgtctcagatccgaaagcaataaaggattgtttctagaatcgggtcctttctcgaggaaaagtttctctcgaaagaattgagtgggaggatggtggatacttgatgaggttattgaaccgtctcttcaactagtgtgtgacagggcacagggagttgttcctgtggcacctacaccaattgaagtggaagcttatgatagtgatcatgaaacttcagatcaagtcactaccaaacctcatgggatgacaaggatgcgtactacttcagagtggtacgtgatcctgtcttggaagtcatgttgctagacaacaatgaacctacgagctatggagaagcgatgctgggcccggattccgataaatggctcgaggccataaaatccgagaaaggatccatgtatgaaaacaaagtgtagactttggcagaacaactcgatggtcgtaaggctgttgagtgcagatggattttaaaaggaagacggacaatgatggtaaatgtcaccattaagaaagctcgacttgtcgttaagatgttttccgacaagttcaaggagttgactacgatgagactttctcactcgtagcgatgctaagagtctgttggaattatattagcgattactgcattatttatgaaatcttgcagatagggtgtcaaaacattgtttcctcgacgttttttgaggaaaggttgtatgtgatacaaccggaaggttttgtcaatcctgaaagatgccgataagtatgcaaagctccagtaatccttctaaggactggagtaagcatctcggagttggaatgtacgctttgatgagatgatcaaagattttgggtttatacaaagtttatgagaaacttgtatttccaaagaagtgagtgggagcactatagaatttctgatgagtatatgttgttgacatattatggatcagaaatggcgtaggatttctggaaagcatatagggttatttgaaagtgtttttcaatggaaggcctggattaagctacttgaacattgagcatcaagatctataaggatagatcaaaacgcttaatggtactttcaaatgagcacataccttgacatgatcttgaaggtgttcaagatggaccagtcaaagaaggagttcttgcctgagttgtaaggtatgaagttaagacttaaagctcgaccacggcagaagaaagaggaaggacgaaggtcgtcccctatgcttttgtcataggctctatacggtatgccatgctatgtaccgcacctgaaatgtgccttgccatgagtcattCAAgaggtacaagagtgatccaagattGGATCACAAAacagtggtcaaagttatccttagtaactagtggactaaggaattttctcgattatggaggtggtaaaagagtttgtcgtaaagggttacgccgatgcaaactttgacactaatccagattattctgagtagtaaactggattcatatagtagaacagttatttggaatatctccaaatgtagcgtagtagttgcatctacaagatgacatagaaatttgcgaagtacatacggatctgaaagattcagacccgttgactaaaacatctctcacaagcataacatgatcaaacccagaactcatcgagtgttaatcacatggtaatgtgaactagattattgactctagtaaactctttgggtgttagtcacatggggatgtgaccttgagtgttagtcacatagcgatgtgaactggattattgactctagtgcaagtgggagactgttggaaatatgccctagaggcaataataaattgattattattatatttccttgttcatgataatcgtttattatccatgctagaattgtattgataggaaactcagatacatgtgtgggtacatagacaacaccatgtccctagtaagcctctagttgactagctcgttgatcaatagatggttacggtttcctaaccatggacattggatgtcgttgataacgggatcacatcattaggagaatgatgtgatggacaagacccaatcctaagcctagcacaagatcatgtagttcgtatgctaaagcttttctaatgtcaagtatcatttccttagaccatgagattgtgcaactcccggataccgtaggaatactttgggtgtgccaaacgtcacaacgtaactgggtgactataaaggtgcactacgggtatctccgaaagtgtctgttgggttggcacgaatcgagactgggatttgtcactccgtgtaaacggagaggtatctctgggcccactcggtaggacatcatcataatgtgcacaatatgatcaaggagtaaagagacttgccggtaacgagattgaacaaggtatcgggataccgacgatcgaatctcgggcaagtgtcgtaccgatagacaaagggaattgtatacgggattgattaagtccttgacatcatggttcatccgatgagatcatcgtggaacatgtgggagccaacatgggtatccagatcccgctgttggttattgaccggagagtcatctcggtcatgtctgcatgtctcccgaacccgtagggtctacacacttaaggttcggtgacgctagggttatagagatattagtatgcggtaacccgaaagttgttcggagtcccggatgagatcccggacgtcaggaggagttccggaatggtccggaggtaaagaattatatataggaagtgctatttcggccatctggacaagttttggggtcaccggtattgtaccgggaccaccggaagggtcccgggggtccaccgggtggggccacctgccccggggggccacatgggctgcagggggtgcgccttggcctatatgggccaagggcaccagccccaagaggcccatgcgccaagagaagaggaaaggaagagtcctaaagggggaaggcacctccgaggtgccttggggaggagggactcttcccctggccgcacccttccttggaggaagggccaaggctgtgcctcccccctctcccttggccctatatatagtgggggaagggagggcagcaatacctaagccctggcgcctccctctccctcccatgacacatctccctcctcccacagcgcttggcgaagccctgttggaatcccgctacttccaccatcacgctgtcgtgctgctggatctccatcaacctctcctccgaccttgctggatcaagaaggaggagacgtcgctgctctgtacgtgtgttgaacgcggaggtgccgtccgttcggcgctaggatcatcggtgatttggatcacgacgagtacgactccatcaaccccgttctcttgaacgcttccgcgcgcgatctacaagggtatgtagatccactcctccctcgttgctagataactccatagattgatcttcgtgacacgtaggaaaattttgaattattgctacgttccccaacacgttcggcactaggtcatcggtgatttggatcacgtcgagtacgactccatcaaccccgttctcttgaacgcttccgctcgcgatctacaagggtatgtagatgcactcctctctccgtcgttgctagatgactccatagattgatcttggtgatgcgtagaaaattttaaaattctgctacgttccccaacaagacgCCCGTATCAAGTTTTAGAGGAATCTTTAGAAAACCTTTGTGTTGCAATTTCTCTTCGTGAAAATTGTTTTGCGCGTGAGTACCTTCGTCGAGATTGGTTTTCTCGTGCTGGACCGCAAGGTTCAAACCCTCTACTTCGTGTACATCGCGTGCGCGGGCGAGAGGTTGCTACTACTCGTGGTGGAGCGTTGTGAAAGGTCGGGCCGCAACAACGGATCGGACCTCACATTGAGTTTCGGTCTACATCATCATGGTGACGCGGGTGGCTCGGCATTGTATGGAAGCTTCCCCTCCATCTTGTATCGTTCTGACGTGTTCTTTGTTCGGgtgttgctttatatataaagtgGGACGAAAGCCTATTTCGAGACAAACATATTGGCTAAATGAATTTTTTAAATAAGTCCTTGAGACAAAACAATACTAATAAAATCATTTTTATAATATGAGTTCATTTTCATTTTGCGCATGTTGCTCATGTATATTAACTAGTAAAACGCtcgtgcgttgctacgggctaCAGTGCATATAGAAAAATCTTACGAATTATTAACATCGTCTTCAAGGTGGACTCAAAAAAAAATATTCAAGGTCGAATCTCATTTTTCCCTCATACGCCCGGGTATGTTCGGAAATAAAACAGGCACCTGGTGGGCTCCTTAAAATTCTACAGTTTGTAAAATCCGGGCCCCCCAAATCCATCATGTatgtaggggggggggggggtgagggGAAATGTGGTTGTTCGAACTATCCACGATGTTATCTCCAATATGCGGTCCCAACACAAAAACCTCACCCCACGACGCACCCACCCTTTTCCTGCTGGACCCTCCCCTTCATGCTCAGTTTTTCGTTGTAGCAAGACATTTCTCATTGGAGCCTCTCCTTTAAAACAGGATGACACCCTCCTCACCTTCATCATGGCGTCCTCTTCCCTTCACACCATACTTCCCCATAGACCGCTAAGGAGGAGTCCCCCGCCAACCGGCCCGCTCTCCGCCCTGACCCCGCCCCTTGTGTTGTCGTCGGTCCACCATCGCCATCGAGGAGGCATGCGCCACCCATGACGCCACCGAGCCAAGAAGACATATCTAATCTCTCCTGAGCCTTTGTAGCGTTGTAACATATAGTTGAATGTCGTGCAATACCACAAAACAAAATATGATGCTCATTGTTGGGCATGCGCAACTGATATGTCATCATGTCTGTTATTAATTCTTGAGGCAACCAATTAAAGCATTTATCCTTCTATCCTAAGTAAAAAAATATGACTTGCTGGAAAAAAATATGAACCACTCACTAATGCAATTTGTTTCAAAGCCATCTTTAGTGAAATACAATTTGCCATATTTTCCAAAGAAGGGAAACTATTTCGCTTAGACGGCATCATGGATGTAAACTCACCCTCCAGAACATTCGCCTTTCTAGATATGGTGTCATACGCTTTGTTGCTTAGTTCTATCTCACTGTCAGTCAATTGTTCATTGTGCCTCCGGCCGCACTGAGCCATGAGCTTGGTCTCCATCTCGAGACACTTGAAATGAACAAACTAAACTATTCAGCAAATAACATAGGGAAGAATGAATTACTGTCTGTACCTCAATCTGTCAGTCAAATCCCAGTTTAATTACCAAGTGGGCAAGAGGAATCAGGCGGCCATTCTCGTTTGTCCACGCGGATGGTGTCACGATCTGTTGCACATCGATGGATTCGGGAGGATTGCGGATGTAGTACTGGCAGAGGTACTTCCTGTAGATGGGCTTGTCTGACTCGACAAGCCCGTAGATGGGCAGCAGCCTCCACCATCTCCATCCCATCTCCAAAAATTGTATCCCTCGCAATAACAACGAACGCATATGCATTAGTGAATGAAGATTGTTATATCAGATGATCCATCAGCATCATACTCGTAGTATATATGAAGGGACATAGGAACCTGGATTTGATTAGAGCGCTCGCCTCGCATGCTCCACCGCCGCACATGGGAATCTGAGAATGCGTGACCTGGGGTTCCAcaatggcggcggcggcagtctcggaggtcggggcggcggcggccggtggtcAGCGGAGGAGCAAGACGTTGGCGGCGTAGAGTTCCGCCATGGCGGTGGCGTCGTCCACGCCCTAGGACGAGGGAGTAGTTCTATCGAGAGAGGAGCCACAACATACGTTTTTTCGTTCTGTGGCTTGGGAGGCAAAAAAAATCAGACGGAAATAAATCATGGAGTGGAGACTATCAAATCCTGATATTCAAAAATTTGATTAAAGATTCATCATGATTCATTCTTTTCCATATAAAAGTTACCGGATATACCGAAAATTGATCTTAGTTTCATTTCTTTCCATATAAAATCGGTTTAAATAGATCATGGGTAAAATCCGATTTAAATATGTTGGTGGGACAAAAAAACGGTGAGAGAGAATTAATTGGAGTGAGGCGAGACTACCAACTCCTCCATTAGAAGTAGAGACTAGTAGGTAATTAGTCTTTTGAGACAATAATAGTAAATTGGTATTTTGTAGGGGAAATAGTATTTTTTAGGGGTTGGAAAATAGTTAATTAGTTTTTTAGCAAGGAAATCATCAAATAGTTCTTTTTTGTGTTGAAGGAAATCGTTTTTTCCTTCAGAATCAAGGAAATCGTTAAAAAATTGAACACAAGGAAATCGTTAATTAGTTGACTTGTGCACCCGCGTGATGCATCGGGCGAACGGCTGGGCTGGTTAAGATAAATTTTATGGCCAGCAGGGAGTCCTTCTTTTAGGGGATGGAGCGAGGCCTTTCTGGCCCATACCAATGTGCACACCGACACCGGTGCGTAGAGGAGCCGGTTCCAAATAgtccccccgccgccgccgccgcccacatTCAAGAACCCCAGTCTCCGGCCATGTCCCCGAAGCGCTCCGCGAAGATGGCGGCACCTCCGACCCCGcatccgcctccgcctccgcctgccTCATCCGAGGAGACTGGCTCCCGCTCGAGCTCTGAAGAGTCGGAGGACGCCATCGCCGACTCCCCACCTTCCGCCAACACGCGTGCGCCCCCGCAGAAgggcgaggaggacgacgagtcTGAGCAGGATGAGtccgacgacgaggaggaggagcccGTCCACGCCGCCCTGACCCCCAAGTACCAGCCTCCGCCGCAGCAACAGAGAGAGGGCTCGGAATCTtcggacgacgaggaggaagaagaggaagaggagcccgccctggccgcccctccctACTCTCCCAAGAAACGGCCTACACCGCAGCAGATCGAAGAGGAGGATGAgtccgaggaggaggaggaggaggaggagcccgcCCACGCTGCCCCAACCGCTGCCCCCACCACCAAGTACCAGCCTCCGCCGCAGCAACAGAAAGAGGGCTCGGAATCTtccgacgacgaggaggaggaagaagaggaagaggagccTACTCAGTCAGCCCCTCCCTCTGCTCCCACGAAACGGCCTCCACCGCAGCAGAtcgatgaggaagaagaggagggtGAGTCCGAGGAGGAGAAGCCGCCGAAGCTGGCTCCAAAGCAGCTGCCAGAGGGCGTGAAAACCACGGCCGTGGCCGAGACCAAGAAGCCAGCTGCGTTCAGCCGCATCTGGTCCACCGACGATGAGGTACGTATCCTTGAGGCCCTTGCCGTTCACCAAAAGCAGCACGGCACGCTGCCGCAGTCGGATGCTCTCCTGGACGCCCTTGCAGGCAAGCTCGACAACCGTGCCTACGGCCGCAAGGAGCTCAAGGTCAAGGTCGGAACCCTGAAGCGTCGGTACCATGCTCTCAGCAAGAGGGGCGAGCTGCTGAGCAAGGAACACGACCGCCAGGTGTTGGACCTTTCCAAGACCGTCTGGGGCGGTGACAAGAGCACCGCCGCAGCTGCCTCCGTAAAGACAACGGCGAGTGGCCACAAGCGCAAGAGCTTCGAGGAGATGTGCGAGCTGTACCCGTACTTAGCGGAGGACGTGAAGGAGCTGATGGTGGAGAACCCGGGCATGTTCAAGAGTGACTTCGGGAAGATGGATCATGAAAAGGCACGCGTGATGAATGAGAAGATCAAGAGGCAGAGGGTGGCACAAATGAAGCTGGGGCTGCGCCGCCACGACCTGATCAGGGAGGTGACCAAGACAATCATCGACCTGGTCGACTGATGGGAGCTGCGTATCAGGGACAGGGTGTTCTTTGTTGGTGTAAACGGATGTTTTTCTGCATGACGAGATCATATATGCTGGGAATTGAATGTTGTGCCAACTCTGGCGATTTAAGGTTTTTTTGTGTGCTAGTATGGGTAGAACTTGTGTCTTTTTTGAGTGGCAAGCTGAATTATGAATTGGGATGCTTTTTGCACGACAAGAGCATATGCTGGAATTGTAAGTTTTGCAATAGTGTTTTCTTGTGTGTGATGGGTGCATGCTAGAATTGGCAAACTGTGGCGTGTTGACTGAACATGCATGATTAGAGGAGCATGATCGCTGATTATGAAATGCTCGCTCAATGAGTTGGTTCAGTGATGCTATTTTGTTCTTCAGTTTTGACAGCTCGTTTATGCAAAGTCGTAATAAGTCTGAAATAGATGAATGTTATACTGTCTATACTTGACTGTTTTTTCTCACAACTTGGTTAGCGAAACCACAGTTCTTCAGTTACCCTTTGTTGAGCAGTGGCCATTGCTACACGTTGGAGGTGGCGACCTGCCTATCTAGCAGCAGTATTCATTTTGTAGATAACAATGGAACTTCCTCCTCAACAAGGTGAGTTCACTCTGCTTCATTTGTAAAAGCTTAAAACTGGAGCGTCATGTTATGTACACATCACGTACAGTACATAGGCTTATTATTTCTATGCACCATCTTCTGGTTCAATCACAAAACCTGCACAATTTCTTCAATTTGTACAAATATCTTTTCATTAGAAAATCTGATAGCAATGTCAATCTGTTTTTTTTTTGAACCGGGCTTTTTGACCCCTTTTCATTGCATAGAACGGAAATACATCAGTCCCAGAAACATGTTCAGAAAGAAGGGAAAGGGGAAAAACGAGTTCAAGCACTACCAGGAAACCCATCACACTCGCCCGACATCGTGACGAGTGCCATGTGGGCGAAAACCTGAGCAGCACCAATATCTTTAAAGTCTAACTAGCTATTACAGAACCGACCTGCCAGGGACCAAATTGACACCACCAGACCAAAATATCATACTAAACGAAGAAACGAAGAGCAGCAGGCTTCAAACAGTCTGATAGCATCATGTTGTTAATTTGCTTGCTACCAAACAGTCTGATAGCATCATGTTGTTAGTTTGCTTGCTACCAACCAGTGTGGTCTCCTCCAAATTGTTGCTTCCTAGAAGCAATCCTTGTTGCTCATGATGGTCTTGTTCTCAACTTTTCCAGACGGAGGCTGCTGGACAGCAGCGTCCTCCTCCCCTCCTAGCGGCTGCTGTACCCGGTGAGCTTCAATTCCCCTCTCCACATCCCTTAACTTTCTCTCCCTTTGCCAGTGGATCCCCATCCCCAAGTTGGTTGTGCACTGTTATGGAAATTCCTCAAGTTTGTGTAGTTCAAGTTCATGGCTCTCTAAAGGTAGATGGTAGATTGATACGCCTTAAGTAGCATTGAGACGATTTTAGGGGTGCCTTGATCTTTCACCGCACGCACAGGCAAAATAACAATGAGTTTGACAGCGAAGAACCAACAATAGCAGATAATAGAATTTGCTGGTAGAGGTGTAGTAGCTAGAGAAAATATAGAACTTGATGCAGTGATGGATGTATACCTGAAGGAATCTATTAGCAGACGTGatgtagtagtagtactaggatAGATGGAGAGATTAAGCTAACGACGATTAGCGGCGGCGACAGCGACGGAGTAATTAACAGAGGAGATTAATAGTAGATGGAAGCACAAAAGAGAGATTGGATCGATCCTGGAAGATCAAGAACCGAACAAAACTAATGCCCTGGCAATCTAGGTCGCCGGAACACATACAATCTAGATCGCACGAACACAGATGTGGCGCATCCATGTACTTTTCTGAGTATTTTCTTCACGTACTAAAACCTAACCTTTACAAAGCGTTGCACCCCTTGCTTATATAGGTGGTGCCTAATACTTGGGCCAGGCCCGAGCTGAACTAGGAAACGATGATGACTCCTCATCTGTTACAAATTATACGTAGCAAACAAAAAGGAAACTTCCGTATCTGAACAAACTGTCAAAATCAAATAAAAAGGACACACATATGTATACTTGCATGTATGATTTCTAGGCCAAAACTAAAATTTACTTGATGGTGCAGCCTTCAAACTTTCATTCTGCTGGCCTAGGTAGAAGTAATCACAAGGTGTTCTGAACGTGGGGTTCACTTCTTCCCGAGGCATGGTTTGAGGAGCAACAGAACAAACAAAAGAATGATTTGTGGTGATGTTGTTGCGTTCAATCGGTAGAGCATAGGCCCATCTACTTTCAGTATCATATGGAACAGGCTTCACACTTAAGATCCTCCTCTGTTCTGTAGCACACATGATCTTCTTATGACGCGCTACTGGAATTTGCACGTACGCCGGGTGCTAAAACACGGACACTCGGCAAATCAAGCTTTGCCGAGTGTCACTCTCGGCAAACCCACCTTCACGGAAAACTGCCATCTTTGTCGTCACTGCCTCACGGCAAAGAGGCACCGCACGGCAAACCCTGCAGACGCCGAGAGCCGCTCACGGCAAAAAGGAGCCACGTGGCATGCCCGTCCGTAACAGACGGCTCCGTCAGTTACTGCGTACTTTGCCGAGTGTCACTCTCGGCAAAGCATATGCAACATCCTTTTTTTGTGTGTTCTTTCTAACTGACATGTGGTCCCACTGGTCACATTTATCAGTAAAAGttttaaataacttgctaaatatttttgaaaaaaatgacGATATCTTTGCCAAGAGCGGCTCTCGGTAATCCTTCTGACCAGTACGACAGCGTGGCCCACATGGGGCTGACAGTTTACATACCTTTGTCGAGAGCTAGTCTCGGCAATGCTCGCCTTCTTTTCCGAGAGCTGCTCTCGAAAAAGTTGTCGCACAACAGTAGTGTCCCAGACGACCATGTTTCCGAGAGGGGCTCTCGGTAGTATATCGTTTTCCGAGTGTTGCTCTCGGAAATATTTCCCATCCATTCTGCTGTCAAGCTATTTCTTTTCTAATCCCTGCAAATAAAAACAACTACAGTGCAATTTGATCATATATAGGCATAATTTGATCTAGTCCACACATATATAGGCATAATTTCATCATATATAGGCATAATTTGATCTAGTCCACACATATATAGGCATAATTAGGGATAGTCCACATATTGTCACACACAAGTCGAATGTATTATCCTAGTAGACGTCACACACAAGTCACAAATTCATACATATTGTCACTACTTGCAAAACGTGCACGTCACAATAGAAGTACACTTGTTCATATATAGATCATCTTGAGGAGGAGAGGCCATCGGGTTTACAttccggaggaggaggaggggcatCACTAGCACTGCTTCGAGATTGCATAAGAACCTATAAGAGTAGAGTCAGTGAGGGTGGTTCGTCCCTATGTAATGAATCTTCTACTCTAGTTTAGATAATGTTCTACCTGTAGTTGATCCTCAAGCAGCTTCAACCTATTGTTCGTGTCTGCCCGTTCCTTTTCTCTAGATGCCTGCTCATCCTTCCGCCTTTGCTCCTCTTCAACAGCCCCTCGCCATTAAATCCTGTAACATGGCCATTAGGCTCATATAGGTTGGAACGGTGCTATTTCGAGGCATGGACATAAATGAAAGGTTAGGATGCTAACCTTGAGACACGCTATCTCACGTGATGCGGCGGTTGGGCGACTCCGTATGGACGGAGTTGAGCTGGTGCTCGACGCGCGTATCTCGTGCAGCTTGCGATGCGAGGAGGTGGCGATCGCCCCGTTGCAAAGGAGGTGGCGGTCATGGCCCTTCCCCTCGCCAGCAATGATGAGAAGCTCAGGATCAAGGGGCTTGGACGTAGGTTCGGCTTCCTGCCCGTGCACCTCCTGGAAGACCTCTTTGAAGGTCCCCCACTTCTCCTCCACCGACTCGCTGCAGAACTCGGCGCCATCCTTCCCCTTGTGGCCTTCTCTCCATGCTTCCAGGATGTGGACCGGGCGACCAACCTTCGCCTCGTGCAAAATTAACCATCAAGTTGAATGAACCAAGATGCACCATGCGAAAAAGTTAACATCTTAATCCACATACCATGTGTTGCTTGAGAGCGGTTAGGTCCCGGCTCCCCTGGACAAGAGCCGGGCCTGGCATTTTGGCTCGTTCGTTTCCCTTCTCCACATGCTGCGCCTGCCATGTTGGGTCCCACCACATGTCAACCAGGGCCTCCCTACAATCCTCCTTCATCCAGGGTTCCTTCACCTAGTCAGACAAAATCGCATAATTGAGGAACAAGAGGGATGAATCAAAGTACTAGCAACCGATGTAGTCACTTACGACTGACAGGTATTCTTCTCGCGACAAGTTGGTCTGGCAAGCAGTCTTCCTTGTCATCTTCTCTCCCTTCTCATTGAGCGGCCGACACTGCATCACAGCTTTGTACCGCAGCGTGAGCTTGGTGTCAGAGAGTATCTTTCGGGCAGATTTCACGATGCCTTTGATCGCCTTCTGCTTCTCACCATCCACGCAAGAAAATGTTTTCTACAAGAAAGCATATGGCATCTTCTCACCATCCACGCAAGCAAGGATTTGGATATGGAAAAATGCAGTGGTTGGAGCGAAGATACTTACAAAAAAAGCATTGATGACCCGAGTGGCCATGGTGACATCGTGCTCATCCTTGTTGTGTAGGTAATGCTCCCAGGTTAAACCTGGCGA
Protein-coding sequences here:
- the LOC125555404 gene encoding nucleolar and coiled-body phosphoprotein 1-like, with the translated sequence MSPKRSAKMAAPPTPHPPPPPPASSEETGSRSSSEESEDAIADSPPSANTRAPPQKGEEDDESEQDESDDEEEEPVHAALTPKYQPPPQQQREGSESSDDEEEEEEEEPALAAPPYSPKKRPTPQQIEEEDESEEEEEEEEPAHAAPTAAPTTKYQPPPQQQKEGSESSDDEEEEEEEEEPTQSAPPSAPTKRPPPQQIDEEEEEGESEEEKPPKLAPKQLPEGVKTTAVAETKKPAAFSRIWSTDDEVRILEALAVHQKQHGTLPQSDALLDALAGKLDNRAYGRKELKVKVGTLKRRYHALSKRGELLSKEHDRQVLDLSKTVWGGDKSTAAAASVKTTASGHKRKSFEEMCELYPYLAEDVKELMVENPGMFKSDFGKMDHEKARVMNEKIKRQRVAQMKLGLRRHDLIREVTKTIIDLVD